One part of the Ochotona princeps isolate mOchPri1 chromosome 3, mOchPri1.hap1, whole genome shotgun sequence genome encodes these proteins:
- the TMEM39A gene encoding transmembrane protein 39A isoform X2 — MRSVSCVAWGPACRSAAATSRGSHPTGRGLLHANGNAVGLPVPPITASITPGPVRHCQIPDLPVDGSLLFEFLFFIYLLVALFIQYINIYKTVWWYPYNHPASCTSLNFHLIDYHLAAFITVMLARRLVWALISEANKAGAASMIHYMVLISARLVLLTLCGWVLCWTLVSLFRSHSVLNLLFLGYPFGVYVPLCCFHQDSRAHLLLTDYNYVVQQQAVEESASPVGGLPKSKDFLFLLLESLKEQFNNATPIPTHSCPLSPDLIRNEVECLKADFNHRIKEVLFNSLFSAYYVAFLPLCFVKSTQYYDMRWSCEHLIMVWINAFVMLTTQLLPSKYCDLLHKSAAHLGKWQKLKHGSYSNAPQHIWSKNTIWPQGVLVRHSRCLYRAMGPYNVAVPSDVSHARFYFLFHRPLRLLNLLILIEGSVVFYQLYSLLRSEKWNHTLSMALILFCNYYVLFKLLRDRIVLGRAYSYPLNNYELKAN, encoded by the exons GAATGGTAATGCTGTTGGCCTACCAGTCCCACCTATCACAGCCTCCATCACCCCAGGTCCTGTTCGTCATTGCCAAATTCCCGACTTGCCTGTGGATGGGAGTCTGCtctttgaatttctattttttatctaCTTGTTGGTGGCTTTGTTTATTCAGTACATCAACATCTATAAGACGGTGTGGTGGTATCCTTACAACCATCCTGCTTCTTGTACTTCACTG AATTTCCATCTCATTGACTATCACCTGGCTGCATTCATCACAGTGATGCTTGCAAGGAGGCTTGTATGGGCTCTTATCTCAGAG GCCAATAAAGCGGGTGCAGCGTCCATGATTCACTACATGGTCCTGATATCGGCTCGCTTGGTGCTACTCACTTTGTGTGGATGGGTGCTATGTTGGACCCTTGTAAGTCTCTTTCGAAGCCATTCAGTCCTCAATCTCCTTTTTCTTGGCTATCC GTTTGGTGTTTATGTTCCTCTCTGCTGTTTCCACCAAGATAGTAGAGCTCATCTTCTTCTCACAGACTATAACTATGTGGTTCAGCAGCAGGCGGTAGAGGAAAGTGCCTCACCTGTGGGTGGCTTACCTAAATCCAAAGACTTCCTCTTCTTACTGCTGGAGTCCCTGAAGGAGCAGTTTAATAATGCCACGCCCATCCCCACTCACAGCTGTCCCCTCTCTCCAGACCTCATTCGCAATGAGGTGGAATGTCTGAAAGCCGATTTCAATCACAGAATCAAGGAAGTTCTCTTCAATTCTCTCTTCAGTGCCTACTATGTTGCATTTCTTCCCTTGTGCTTTGTGAAG AGCACCCAATACTATGACATGCGCTGGTCATGTGAGCACCTCATTATGGTGTGGATCAATGCTTTCGTCATGCTCACcacccagctgctgccttccaaatactGTGACTTGCTGCATAAATCAGCTGCTCACCTGGGCAAGTGGCAGAAGCTCAAGCATGGGTCCTACAGTAATGCTCCACAGCACAT TTGGTCAAAAAATACAATATGGCCTCAAGGAGTGTTGGTGCGACACAGCAGATGTTTATACAGAGCCATGGGACCATACAATGTGGCAGTGCCTTCCGATGTTTCCCATGCCCGGTTTTAT TTTCTCTTTCATCGACCGTTAAGGCTGTTAAATCTGCTTATCCTGATCGAGGGCAGTGTCGTCTTCTACCAGCTGTATTCCTTGCTGCGGTCGGAGAAGTGGAACCACACGCTTTCCATGGCTCTCATCCTCTTCTGCAACTACTATGTTTTATTTAAGCTCCTCCGGGACAGAATAGTGTTAGGCAGAGCATACTCCTACCCACTCAACAATTATGAACTGAAGGCAAACTAA
- the TMEM39A gene encoding transmembrane protein 39A isoform X4 — MPGGRRGPSRQQLRRSALPSLQTLVGGGCGNGTGLRNRNGNAVGLPVPPITASITPGPVRHCQIPDLPVDGSLLFEFLFFIYLLVALFIQYINIYKTVWWYPYNHPASCTSLANKAGAASMIHYMVLISARLVLLTLCGWVLCWTLVSLFRSHSVLNLLFLGYPFGVYVPLCCFHQDSRAHLLLTDYNYVVQQQAVEESASPVGGLPKSKDFLFLLLESLKEQFNNATPIPTHSCPLSPDLIRNEVECLKADFNHRIKEVLFNSLFSAYYVAFLPLCFVKSTQYYDMRWSCEHLIMVWINAFVMLTTQLLPSKYCDLLHKSAAHLGKWQKLKHGSYSNAPQHIWSKNTIWPQGVLVRHSRCLYRAMGPYNVAVPSDVSHARFYFLFHRPLRLLNLLILIEGSVVFYQLYSLLRSEKWNHTLSMALILFCNYYVLFKLLRDRIVLGRAYSYPLNNYELKAN; from the exons GAATGGTAATGCTGTTGGCCTACCAGTCCCACCTATCACAGCCTCCATCACCCCAGGTCCTGTTCGTCATTGCCAAATTCCCGACTTGCCTGTGGATGGGAGTCTGCtctttgaatttctattttttatctaCTTGTTGGTGGCTTTGTTTATTCAGTACATCAACATCTATAAGACGGTGTGGTGGTATCCTTACAACCATCCTGCTTCTTGTACTTCACTG GCCAATAAAGCGGGTGCAGCGTCCATGATTCACTACATGGTCCTGATATCGGCTCGCTTGGTGCTACTCACTTTGTGTGGATGGGTGCTATGTTGGACCCTTGTAAGTCTCTTTCGAAGCCATTCAGTCCTCAATCTCCTTTTTCTTGGCTATCC GTTTGGTGTTTATGTTCCTCTCTGCTGTTTCCACCAAGATAGTAGAGCTCATCTTCTTCTCACAGACTATAACTATGTGGTTCAGCAGCAGGCGGTAGAGGAAAGTGCCTCACCTGTGGGTGGCTTACCTAAATCCAAAGACTTCCTCTTCTTACTGCTGGAGTCCCTGAAGGAGCAGTTTAATAATGCCACGCCCATCCCCACTCACAGCTGTCCCCTCTCTCCAGACCTCATTCGCAATGAGGTGGAATGTCTGAAAGCCGATTTCAATCACAGAATCAAGGAAGTTCTCTTCAATTCTCTCTTCAGTGCCTACTATGTTGCATTTCTTCCCTTGTGCTTTGTGAAG AGCACCCAATACTATGACATGCGCTGGTCATGTGAGCACCTCATTATGGTGTGGATCAATGCTTTCGTCATGCTCACcacccagctgctgccttccaaatactGTGACTTGCTGCATAAATCAGCTGCTCACCTGGGCAAGTGGCAGAAGCTCAAGCATGGGTCCTACAGTAATGCTCCACAGCACAT TTGGTCAAAAAATACAATATGGCCTCAAGGAGTGTTGGTGCGACACAGCAGATGTTTATACAGAGCCATGGGACCATACAATGTGGCAGTGCCTTCCGATGTTTCCCATGCCCGGTTTTAT TTTCTCTTTCATCGACCGTTAAGGCTGTTAAATCTGCTTATCCTGATCGAGGGCAGTGTCGTCTTCTACCAGCTGTATTCCTTGCTGCGGTCGGAGAAGTGGAACCACACGCTTTCCATGGCTCTCATCCTCTTCTGCAACTACTATGTTTTATTTAAGCTCCTCCGGGACAGAATAGTGTTAGGCAGAGCATACTCCTACCCACTCAACAATTATGAACTGAAGGCAAACTAA
- the TMEM39A gene encoding transmembrane protein 39A isoform X1, protein MPGGRRGPSRQQLRRSALPSLQTLVGGGCGNGTGLRNRNGNAVGLPVPPITASITPGPVRHCQIPDLPVDGSLLFEFLFFIYLLVALFIQYINIYKTVWWYPYNHPASCTSLNFHLIDYHLAAFITVMLARRLVWALISEANKAGAASMIHYMVLISARLVLLTLCGWVLCWTLVSLFRSHSVLNLLFLGYPFGVYVPLCCFHQDSRAHLLLTDYNYVVQQQAVEESASPVGGLPKSKDFLFLLLESLKEQFNNATPIPTHSCPLSPDLIRNEVECLKADFNHRIKEVLFNSLFSAYYVAFLPLCFVKSTQYYDMRWSCEHLIMVWINAFVMLTTQLLPSKYCDLLHKSAAHLGKWQKLKHGSYSNAPQHIWSKNTIWPQGVLVRHSRCLYRAMGPYNVAVPSDVSHARFYFLFHRPLRLLNLLILIEGSVVFYQLYSLLRSEKWNHTLSMALILFCNYYVLFKLLRDRIVLGRAYSYPLNNYELKAN, encoded by the exons GAATGGTAATGCTGTTGGCCTACCAGTCCCACCTATCACAGCCTCCATCACCCCAGGTCCTGTTCGTCATTGCCAAATTCCCGACTTGCCTGTGGATGGGAGTCTGCtctttgaatttctattttttatctaCTTGTTGGTGGCTTTGTTTATTCAGTACATCAACATCTATAAGACGGTGTGGTGGTATCCTTACAACCATCCTGCTTCTTGTACTTCACTG AATTTCCATCTCATTGACTATCACCTGGCTGCATTCATCACAGTGATGCTTGCAAGGAGGCTTGTATGGGCTCTTATCTCAGAG GCCAATAAAGCGGGTGCAGCGTCCATGATTCACTACATGGTCCTGATATCGGCTCGCTTGGTGCTACTCACTTTGTGTGGATGGGTGCTATGTTGGACCCTTGTAAGTCTCTTTCGAAGCCATTCAGTCCTCAATCTCCTTTTTCTTGGCTATCC GTTTGGTGTTTATGTTCCTCTCTGCTGTTTCCACCAAGATAGTAGAGCTCATCTTCTTCTCACAGACTATAACTATGTGGTTCAGCAGCAGGCGGTAGAGGAAAGTGCCTCACCTGTGGGTGGCTTACCTAAATCCAAAGACTTCCTCTTCTTACTGCTGGAGTCCCTGAAGGAGCAGTTTAATAATGCCACGCCCATCCCCACTCACAGCTGTCCCCTCTCTCCAGACCTCATTCGCAATGAGGTGGAATGTCTGAAAGCCGATTTCAATCACAGAATCAAGGAAGTTCTCTTCAATTCTCTCTTCAGTGCCTACTATGTTGCATTTCTTCCCTTGTGCTTTGTGAAG AGCACCCAATACTATGACATGCGCTGGTCATGTGAGCACCTCATTATGGTGTGGATCAATGCTTTCGTCATGCTCACcacccagctgctgccttccaaatactGTGACTTGCTGCATAAATCAGCTGCTCACCTGGGCAAGTGGCAGAAGCTCAAGCATGGGTCCTACAGTAATGCTCCACAGCACAT TTGGTCAAAAAATACAATATGGCCTCAAGGAGTGTTGGTGCGACACAGCAGATGTTTATACAGAGCCATGGGACCATACAATGTGGCAGTGCCTTCCGATGTTTCCCATGCCCGGTTTTAT TTTCTCTTTCATCGACCGTTAAGGCTGTTAAATCTGCTTATCCTGATCGAGGGCAGTGTCGTCTTCTACCAGCTGTATTCCTTGCTGCGGTCGGAGAAGTGGAACCACACGCTTTCCATGGCTCTCATCCTCTTCTGCAACTACTATGTTTTATTTAAGCTCCTCCGGGACAGAATAGTGTTAGGCAGAGCATACTCCTACCCACTCAACAATTATGAACTGAAGGCAAACTAA
- the TMEM39A gene encoding transmembrane protein 39A isoform X3 yields MECILGMRSRNGNAVGLPVPPITASITPGPVRHCQIPDLPVDGSLLFEFLFFIYLLVALFIQYINIYKTVWWYPYNHPASCTSLNFHLIDYHLAAFITVMLARRLVWALISEANKAGAASMIHYMVLISARLVLLTLCGWVLCWTLVSLFRSHSVLNLLFLGYPFGVYVPLCCFHQDSRAHLLLTDYNYVVQQQAVEESASPVGGLPKSKDFLFLLLESLKEQFNNATPIPTHSCPLSPDLIRNEVECLKADFNHRIKEVLFNSLFSAYYVAFLPLCFVKSTQYYDMRWSCEHLIMVWINAFVMLTTQLLPSKYCDLLHKSAAHLGKWQKLKHGSYSNAPQHIWSKNTIWPQGVLVRHSRCLYRAMGPYNVAVPSDVSHARFYFLFHRPLRLLNLLILIEGSVVFYQLYSLLRSEKWNHTLSMALILFCNYYVLFKLLRDRIVLGRAYSYPLNNYELKAN; encoded by the exons ATGGAGTGTATTCTAGGAATGAGAAGCAG GAATGGTAATGCTGTTGGCCTACCAGTCCCACCTATCACAGCCTCCATCACCCCAGGTCCTGTTCGTCATTGCCAAATTCCCGACTTGCCTGTGGATGGGAGTCTGCtctttgaatttctattttttatctaCTTGTTGGTGGCTTTGTTTATTCAGTACATCAACATCTATAAGACGGTGTGGTGGTATCCTTACAACCATCCTGCTTCTTGTACTTCACTG AATTTCCATCTCATTGACTATCACCTGGCTGCATTCATCACAGTGATGCTTGCAAGGAGGCTTGTATGGGCTCTTATCTCAGAG GCCAATAAAGCGGGTGCAGCGTCCATGATTCACTACATGGTCCTGATATCGGCTCGCTTGGTGCTACTCACTTTGTGTGGATGGGTGCTATGTTGGACCCTTGTAAGTCTCTTTCGAAGCCATTCAGTCCTCAATCTCCTTTTTCTTGGCTATCC GTTTGGTGTTTATGTTCCTCTCTGCTGTTTCCACCAAGATAGTAGAGCTCATCTTCTTCTCACAGACTATAACTATGTGGTTCAGCAGCAGGCGGTAGAGGAAAGTGCCTCACCTGTGGGTGGCTTACCTAAATCCAAAGACTTCCTCTTCTTACTGCTGGAGTCCCTGAAGGAGCAGTTTAATAATGCCACGCCCATCCCCACTCACAGCTGTCCCCTCTCTCCAGACCTCATTCGCAATGAGGTGGAATGTCTGAAAGCCGATTTCAATCACAGAATCAAGGAAGTTCTCTTCAATTCTCTCTTCAGTGCCTACTATGTTGCATTTCTTCCCTTGTGCTTTGTGAAG AGCACCCAATACTATGACATGCGCTGGTCATGTGAGCACCTCATTATGGTGTGGATCAATGCTTTCGTCATGCTCACcacccagctgctgccttccaaatactGTGACTTGCTGCATAAATCAGCTGCTCACCTGGGCAAGTGGCAGAAGCTCAAGCATGGGTCCTACAGTAATGCTCCACAGCACAT TTGGTCAAAAAATACAATATGGCCTCAAGGAGTGTTGGTGCGACACAGCAGATGTTTATACAGAGCCATGGGACCATACAATGTGGCAGTGCCTTCCGATGTTTCCCATGCCCGGTTTTAT TTTCTCTTTCATCGACCGTTAAGGCTGTTAAATCTGCTTATCCTGATCGAGGGCAGTGTCGTCTTCTACCAGCTGTATTCCTTGCTGCGGTCGGAGAAGTGGAACCACACGCTTTCCATGGCTCTCATCCTCTTCTGCAACTACTATGTTTTATTTAAGCTCCTCCGGGACAGAATAGTGTTAGGCAGAGCATACTCCTACCCACTCAACAATTATGAACTGAAGGCAAACTAA